The Saccharomyces eubayanus strain FM1318 chromosome I, whole genome shotgun sequence sequence ACCAAAGTGCATTTTGGgttttagttttcttttttcctttggcATCTATATAAGCAGGACTGGCATAGCTAGTGTTTGGTTGTGTTGGAACTCGTCTTGTAGTCTTGTGTAAGAGACAAGCATATATAAAGTagtacatatatatttaagCAGAAAAATGGTAAGCGAACCCGAATTCCAGCAGGCGTACTATGAAATAGTTTCTTCTGTGAAGGATTCTacattatttgaaaagttcCCACAGTATGAGAAAGTGCTTCCCGTTGTTTCTGTTCCGGAAAGAATTATTCAATTCAGAGTTACCTGGGAGAACGACAAAGGCGAACAAGAAGTGGCACAGGGATACAGAGTGCAATTCAACTCGGCTAAGGGGCCGTACAAGGGTGGGCTGCGTTTCCATCCATCGGTGAATCTGTCGATACTGAAATTTCTAGGGTTTGAACAAATCTTCAAGAACGCCCTCACTGGGTTGGACATGGGCGGCGGTAAAGGTGGCCTGTGTGTAGACCTGAAGGGCAAGTCCGACAACGAGATCAGAAGAATATGCTATGCATTCATGAGGGAACTGAGCAAGCACATCGGCAAGGATACGGATGTCCCCGCTGGCGACATCGGAGTGGGCGGGCGTGAAATAGGCTACCTGTTTGGCGCTTACAGATCGTACAAGAACTCCTGGGAGGGTGTTTTGACCGGAAAAGGTCTAAACTGGGGTGGTTCTTTGATCAGGCCCGAAGCCACTGGTTACGGCTTGGTCTATTACACTCAAGCCATGATCGACTATGCCACCAACGGCAAGGAGTCGTTCGAGGGCAAGCGTGTGACTATCTCTGGCAGCGGCAACGTAGCACAATATGCGGCCTTGAAAGTCATCGAGCTGGGAGGCGTCGTGGTTTCGTTGTCCGACTCGCAGGGCTGCATCGTCTCGGAGACAGGTATCACTTTGGAGCAGATCAACGACATCGCCGCCGCCAAGATCCACTTCAAGTCGCTGAAGGAGATCGTAGGCGAGTACGCTACCTTCGGCGAGAACAAGGTCAAGTACATTGCTGGGGCACGTCCTTGGACGCATGTGAGCGACGTGGACATCGCGTTGCCTTGTGCCACGCAAAACGAGGTTAGCGGCGACGAGGCCAAGTCGCTGGTGGCCTCTGGCGTGAAGTTCGTGGCCGAAGGCGCCAACAT is a genomic window containing:
- the GDH3 gene encoding glutamate dehydrogenase (NADP(+)) GDH3, which translates into the protein MVSEPEFQQAYYEIVSSVKDSTLFEKFPQYEKVLPVVSVPERIIQFRVTWENDKGEQEVAQGYRVQFNSAKGPYKGGLRFHPSVNLSILKFLGFEQIFKNALTGLDMGGGKGGLCVDLKGKSDNEIRRICYAFMRELSKHIGKDTDVPAGDIGVGGREIGYLFGAYRSYKNSWEGVLTGKGLNWGGSLIRPEATGYGLVYYTQAMIDYATNGKESFEGKRVTISGSGNVAQYAALKVIELGGVVVSLSDSQGCIVSETGITLEQINDIAAAKIHFKSLKEIVGEYATFGENKVKYIAGARPWTHVSDVDIALPCATQNEVSGDEAKSLVASGVKFVAEGANMGSTPEAISVFETARSTAATAGDAVWFGPPKAANLGGVAVSGLEMAQNSQKVTWTSERVDQELKKIMINCFNDCIQAAQEYATEKNTKILPSLVKGANIASFVMVADAMLDQGDVF